From the genome of Drosophila gunungcola strain Sukarami chromosome 3L unlocalized genomic scaffold, Dgunungcola_SK_2 000005F, whole genome shotgun sequence:
CTAATCGATTTGCAGTTTGCACTACGCGGAATCAGAATCTTCGCAGTCAGAGAGCAAAATGGACATCTCGGAGACGCCGACGGACTCCACGGGTGTCTCGCCGCTGGCGGACGATGCGGTGTCCACTGCTCCTGAAAAGAATATCCTGGAATTGGAGCAGGCAAAGGACCATCATGACAAGGTTGAGCTCGAGTTCAAGACGAGCTCCGCTTTGGACAACAGAATAATGCGTCCGGAGTTGCTCACCCTGGACGCGATCCCACAACGACACACCATCGAGCGCACTTTGGCCAACAGTCATCCCCTGATGATGTCGCCCACAAACACGGACTCCGATTCCGAGCCCTTtcagctgaagaagcaggagAAAGCTCAGCCGAGGAGCAACTTTCCGGACGTAGTACCCGCCACGGAGACGGTGCAGGCGAAGAACTCGCTGAATCAGGCACGGAACAAGCCGCAGGATGCCAAGGTCAGCCTGCTGAGGGCCAACAGCCCGGACATCCTGAGCAGCGAGTCGGATGCGGATGTGTCCCAGTATTTGGCCGCCGTGGAGTCCAACTTTCAGTCTGTCTCCCTGATGCCCAATGGTAATGGCAAGAAGACCAACAAGCGTAGCACCACTCTCCCTGGCGGCGAGGACATATCCAGCTTGGATTCCATCTCCAATCACAGCTTCGATGACGACGAGGACATCGAGCACAATCTGGCCTCCTTGAGTCCCTCAAGCTCGCTAATCGATGGCTTGGATGGCGAGGATGACGACGACGATTGCGAGGGTCCGGAGCTACTGCCCGACCACGATGACGACCTGGAACTTGACCTGGAGTTCGGCCTGGCCACCACGCCCACACCCAATGCCCCGGCATCGGGCACGGCTGCCTCCACTCTGCCACAATATACGGCCGCTGAGGAGAGACGTGACTCGCGCAACTGGCAAAAGATCACTCTGCCGGATGGACGCACCCGGGAGATCGATATGCGTGTTATAGAGCCCTATAAACGTGTGCTGTCCCACGGCGGATATCTCAAATCTGGCGGCCAGAATGCCATAGTCATCTTTTGCGCCTGCCACCTGCCGGATAGGTCAAGGGCCGACTACAGCTATGTGATGGACAACCTGTTCCTCTACGTGGTCAAGACGCTGGAGCAGCTGGTCACCGATGACTATGTGCTGATCTATCTGCATGGCGGCTCTAACCGGAGGAATGTGCCGCCTTTTCCCTGGCTCAAGAGGTGAGTTTTTGCtgccatttatttttgggatTTACTAATGAAGAGATTGGCTGACAGATGCTACCAACTGCTGGATCGCCGGCTGCGTAAGAGCCTAAAGCATATGTATTTGGTGCATCCCACGTTCTGGATCAAGTCGCTGGTGTGGATGGCGCGACCTTTTGTGAGGTAAGTTAATTACTATCTTGcctaattttagtttaaatcgAATGTATCTTGCAGCACAAAGTTCTGGCGCAAGCTAGTCTATGTGAAGTCCCTGGAGGAGCTAGGCCTGCACGTTTCCGTGGAGAAGGCGGCCATTCCGGAGAAGGTCAAGCAATACGACGCCAAGCGGCACTGAGGCACTGACCTGCAATGCCAAGACGCCCCAGGCTTGTTTCACTCAAAACGCTAATGCAAACGCAACGTATTCATGCCACACCCGCTACTCGAGCCTCTGCATTCCCCATCTTCAATACGGACTAGGACTAAGGCTTATCCTCCAACCGATTGTTTGCGCTCTCTTGCTatgctttaatttaagatCTCAATCTTTGTGATACTTTATGTTTGCCTTCTCTCAGTCGAGTCGAATCGAATTGAGTCCCAATCCCCTCCTGCATTTTTTCGTGTGAAGCGTGAAGGCGTTCAGCAAAAAACATCGAACAagtttttgtagttctttatTGGCAGTTGTAGAAATCGTATTAGTAGACACAGACTCATGTGCTAGGATCCTATATAGATATACACACAACAAACATACATAATGATACCATGTAGTTATCGTGTAGCTTCCgcttcatatatattttgtaatggAACAGACATACATATGCAACCAGAAACCACCAGACTTCCGAACATGTTACCTTTCTTTGTAGTGGCAAAAAGAGTAAACACGAAGTTGGAACACCAAACTGAACTTAAACATAAGTAATTGAAAATCTTTAGCTGAATTTTGCATCCAATATCGCATTGTATTGTATATTCCAAGCGTTCCAAGCACGACACGACACTTTCGCTGACACTGAGTGACCCCATGCCAGTCGACAGAATAGGTGCCCCATTTATCCCAAATCTCATCCCCACGATCAGAGTTAAACCCAATTAGGCTGTAAGTGAACTAGCGACCATACTTTGTGGAATCTACACAACGGACACACGTAGAATCTCTCTAGCGGATAATGTGACGTACAATTAGGCAATGTAACCGATTGATATTAAGAGCGACATTTTGTTGGTTTCCTTTTACCGctttaaacaaacaataataataaagtgcaagatgattttttatttattatgcaatAAATCTTATGAGTAATAGCTCTGATTGCAGTCCCACAAATCGTTGTCCTCATGAAATTGGATGAGTACGAGCTCGTAGGTGACAATGGTGCCAGCAACCTTAATGTTTTTACGAAAtatcatacatatataatataaaatatgtaaaagtTTCAGTAACTTACACTCAACACCAGGTTTCTTGTGAGGTGGAAAAACTTCATGCCACTCAAGGCCACCACATCGCTGATTACCTCCTCCGAAAATCTCTTCACCTCCGGACACCAGGATTCTTTGGGAACACAACGCAGATACCTCAAAGTCAACCGGGATTCGTCATGAACGCTGGCGGAGTACAATGAAACCGCCAAAGTGCGACCGATGAGAAAGATGAGTGAGAAATAGAAGTACACAGCATGTGCCACCGAGGGCATGGTGCtattaaaatacattacaATTAATGATTATTAGGAAGCTAAAGATCTTTCTCCTTCAAAAACTCACTTTAAGCTGCGCAGCAACTGCACACAAATGAAATACAAGTTATTGGAAAAGGATACCATTGTTATAAGGGAAATGGCATTGTCCATTTTTTCGCATAGAATGCATATATTCCTATATTGAATGCGACGTTCCGACCAGTAAGTGGGTGCCATGTTCTGCAAGTAATCgttaactcttttttttttaaataaataaccccCAAGAAGTTCCCTTACCATTCCCTTAAAATTTCGCAAATCATCGTTGAGCTGTTGAAACTTGGAGGCCAATCCAATGCTGACCATCATCACAAACATGTCCATATAGTTCCATATGAAGGTCGAATAGACATTCTGGAACTTGCCCCACACAGCCAGAGGAGCGGAGTAGCTGGCCACAAAGAAGATCTCGTCGTTGGTGCGTAGAAAGTAATTCTGGATGGGATCGGCGGTGCGGTTGCAGAACGAGGCATAGTTTATGGCCGATACCATGCTCAGAATGTGCTCCGCTGGATAGGAAAAAAAGGTTAATAGTCCTctaaatacagaaaaaaaatgtaatttacaaCAGCTATTTGAATCgtggtttcatttttttcttttttaaatatattgctattctattattataataaaaaaagaaatgaaaaaataaaataagaactatttttgttattgattttACATAAAGCATTAAACTTACCAAAAGACAGCATCATTCCCACCAGCATAACCATTGAAATGGTGTGACCCATCTTCCACTTGGCCAACTGTGTCTTATACTGCGGCAGATCCTTCTCCACCGTGTGCCAGTACATCATTAGCTGGGGCCACTGCCTGGCCAGATTCAGAGCCACCATCAGCACCAGCAGAACAGATCCCCGGAATATAATGGGCTTAACACTGTTGAAACTAATTGGGTTGTTTAGGACCTTAAACAACGATAGTCCAAAGTTGGCCAAGCTCGAGGCGATGAAAAGCAGAGAGAAGCAGGTGCGAATGCTACGCCACGAGAAGCTCAGATTCGATGGATGTTTACCCGTCACTCCCTTAACTGGCATCATGGCGAAGAACTCGGCCACGATGAGCACCCTGCCCACTGCCTGGTGGAAGCTTCCATCGCTGAGGAATGCCTCCTTGGTGCTTCGCGATAGCTCTGTTTAAATTAAGCTTCAgcttagattttttttaatttgtttgaataCTTGTTTCTTACTCGGAATTTTAATCGGCACTTCAAACTCATTGTCCATATGATTTTTGTAGGTTTCGCAACTTTCTTGTAAGGCTTTCTTCCGGGCActttagaaaaataacaatgtgtcaaaataaatctttaaaaaatggaaCTGGCACTGTACGATATGCAAAGTTCAAACCgggaaatgaaattttaaacaagaaagaaatcaGGCTTCAGCAAAAAGAAGCTTATATAACCTAgctgttacaaaaataaaatacttaataaaacgattatattatttttcaatttttttggctgAAAGTTTATGACATATGTAACATTTTTAGATGCCTTTTTTAAACGTTTCTATGACAgctctataaaatatatttgtccgatttaaataaaaatgaaagtcATAACTCTTAACTAAGAAAACATCCCTGTAGCTCGGagtatatatttgaaaaaatttaaaaacatcaaagtttttctattttt
Proteins encoded in this window:
- the LOC128258974 gene encoding protein prune homolog 2 — translated: MSLHYAESESSQSESKMDISETPTDSTGVSPLADDAVSTAPEKNILELEQAKDHHDKVELEFKTSSALDNRIMRPELLTLDAIPQRHTIERTLANSHPLMMSPTNTDSDSEPFQLKKQEKAQPRSNFPDVVPATETVQAKNSLNQARNKPQDAKVSLLRANSPDILSSESDADVSQYLAAVESNFQSVSLMPNGNGKKTNKRSTTLPGGEDISSLDSISNHSFDDDEDIEHNLASLSPSSSLIDGLDGEDDDDDCEGPELLPDHDDDLELDLEFGLATTPTPNAPASGTAASTLPQYTAAEERRDSRNWQKITLPDGRTREIDMRVIEPYKRVLSHGGYLKSGGQNAIVIFCACHLPDRSRADYSYVMDNLFLYVVKTLEQLVTDDYVLIYLHGGSNRRNVPPFPWLKRCYQLLDRRLRKSLKHMYLVHPTFWIKSLVWMARPFVSTKFWRKLVYVKSLEELGLHVSVEKAAIPEKVKQYDAKRH
- the LOC128259295 gene encoding LOW QUALITY PROTEIN: gustatory receptor for sugar taste 64f (The sequence of the model RefSeq protein was modified relative to this genomic sequence to represent the inferred CDS: substituted 1 base at 1 genomic stop codon) translates to MPVRGIGSKFADDLTFTWFGIRTYYALVTILCFGITSGYLVAYVTNVSFNFDSVESLVFYLSIFLISFSFLQLARKWPRIAQEWQLVEAKLPPLKFPKESKSLAQQIKIITFVATTCSLVEHIMSMLSTGYYVNDCPRFPGHPIDSFLYLNYSSVFYFVDYTHFLGLLGKVVNVLSTFAWNFNDIFVMAVSVALAARFRQLNDYMMREARLVRPLFRXPTSVDHWMQCRINFRNLCKLCEEVDDAISTITLLCFTNNLYFICGKILKSMQAKPSIMHTLYFWFSLAYLLGRTLILLLYSSSINDESKRPLVIFRVVPREYWCDELKRFSEEVQMDNVALTGMKFFRLTRGVVISVAGTIVTYELILLQFNGAEKISAKQQVLPLRVESAGRRMKFLPKMGRKLRRLKTKVRKLDLVHESARKKALQESCETYKNHMDNEFEVPIKIPKLSRSTKEAFLSDGSFHQAVGRVLIVAEFFAMMPVKGVTGKHPSNLSFSWRSIRTCFSLLFIASSLANFGLSLFKVLNNPISFNSVKPIIFRGSVLLVLMVALNLARQWPQLMMYWHTVEKDLPQYKTQLAKWKMGHTISMVMLVGMMLSFAEHILSMVSAINYASFCNRTADPIQNYFLRTNDEIFFVASYSAPLAVWGKFQNVYSTFIWNYMDMFVMMVSIGLASKFQQLNDDLRNFKGMNMAPTYWSERRIQYRNICILCEKMDNAISLITMVSFSNNLYFICVQLLRSLNTMPSVAHAVYFYFSLIFLIGRTLAVSLYSASVHDESRLTLRYLRCVPKESWCPEVKRFSEEVISDVVALSGMKFFHLTRNLVLSVAGTIVTYELVLIQFHEDNDLWDCNQSYYS